The Syntrophorhabdales bacterium region CATCGCGTCCACCGTATGCATGCCTCCGGAGCGCCGAAAACAGGCGATCGAAGCTCCGACTTTGTTCCGGTACATCTTCCCATTGGCAAGACCGACAAAGCCAACGCGGTCGATCAGCGCCTTCATCTCTGAGGTCACGTCTTGGAAATAGACCGGAGAGCCCAGTATGATACCGTGCGCATGCACGATCTTCTCGATGTACTCATTTAGCGCGTCATTTTCTATACCGCATCGCCGATTCTGCTCTTCGTGACACTTGAAGCACGCGACACAGCCCCGGATTCTTTTTTCCGAAAGCTGCACCAGTTC contains the following coding sequences:
- a CDS encoding flavodoxin family protein is translated as ELVQLSEKRIRGCVACFKCHEEQNRRCGIENDALNEYIEKIVHAHGIILGSPVYFQDVTSEMKALIDRVGFVGLANGKMYRNKVGASIACFRRSGGMHTVDAMNHFFLSNEVIVAGRALGVAKERGDVEKDEEGMQAASTLGQKMAWLLKRLHP